The sequence CTGCATTGAATTTATTTTTAGATGATGTATATAATGATCAAAAAATTCTTAAAGATGGAATAGTACCTCGTGAACTTGTAGAATCGTGTAAAGGCTATTTAAAGCCATGTGAAGGAATAAATCCTCCCAAAGGTGTGTGGTGCCATATTACAGGTACTGATCTGATTCGTGGAGATGATGGTACATTTATGGTGCTTGAAGACAACCTAAGATGTCCATCTGGTGTGTCATATATGTTGGAAAATCGTGAAATTTCGAAGCATTCATTCCCTGAAATTTTTGAAAGACTACGTGTACAACCTGTATCCAATTATCCAACACAATTATTGCAGATGCTGCAATACATCTCTAATAATCCCTCTCCGACAGTAGTTGTACTAACTCCAGGACGTTACAATTCCGCTTATTTTGAACACTCATACCTGGCACAGCAAATGGGAGTAGAATTAGTGGAAAACAATGATCTTGTTGTCCATGATGGTTATGTGAAAATGCGTACTACCAAAGGTTTTCAGATTGTAGATGTGATTTACCGCCGTATTGACGATAGTTTTTTAGATCCGAATGTATTTAATCCAGAATCATTACTGGGTATACCTGGAATATTTGAAGTATATAAAAAGGGTAGAGTTGCATTAGCCAATGCACCAGGGACAGGGGTGGCGGATGATAAAGTAATCTATGCTTACGTTCCACGTATTATTAAGTATTATTTGAATGAAGACCCCATAATCCCTAACGTTCAGACATATATTTGTGGGGAAGATAATGATATACAATATGTTCTGGAGAATATTGACAAATTAGTAGTGAAGGAAGCCAATGAAGCAGGAGGATATGGAATGTTGATTGGACCAAAATCAACAAAAGCCCAACAACGGTTGTTTCGGATGAAGATCAAACAGAACCCGCGTAACTATATTGCACAGCCGACTATATCTTTGTCTCGTGTACCTTCTATGGTTGAGAATCATTTTGAAGGCCGGCATGTAGATTTGAGACCTTATATTTTATATGGGGAAAATATTGAGGTGATTCCTGGTGGATTAACACGGGTTGCATTACGCAAAGGTTCGTTAGTTGTAAATTCCTCCCAGGGAGGTGGAAGCAAAGACACTTGGGTTTTGTACTAATCATGTCAGTTTCCGTTACTAACCATGGGCTGGAATAGATAGTCCATAGTTGTTTTATCATCTATACATTTTTTAACTGTACTTCTAATCAATGCTTTCAAGAGTCGCAAATTCTATCTACTGGATCAATCGTTATATTGAACGGGCTGAAAATTATGCCCGTTTTATAGATGTTAATTTTCATTTGATGTTTGATCTGCCACCGGAGATATCTGAGCAGTGGGCTCCTCTGGTTATAACAATGGCAGATGATAAGCTCTTTAAAGAATATTTTGATGTTCCTTCGCGTGATAATGTGTTGAGGTTTATGACATTTGATATGCGAAATCCCAATTCGATCATATCTAACCTGTATAATGCAAGGGAAAATGCCCGTACCATTCGGGAGACATTGTCAAAGGAGATGTGGGAACATATCAATAAATCCTATTTGCGTGTAAAGGAGGCTTCTCATCACCAGATGGATTTGCTGGCATTGCAAGAGTTTTACA is a genomic window of Xanthocytophaga agilis containing:
- a CDS encoding circularly permuted type 2 ATP-grasp protein: MAFIFDNYHTEGFFDEMFEVDGKVRPHYEYFKQQIENLPKGELLQRQHAAERTLMQMGITFNVYHNGEGTERIMPFDIVPRMIRADEWARLERGLKQRITALNLFLDDVYNDQKILKDGIVPRELVESCKGYLKPCEGINPPKGVWCHITGTDLIRGDDGTFMVLEDNLRCPSGVSYMLENREISKHSFPEIFERLRVQPVSNYPTQLLQMLQYISNNPSPTVVVLTPGRYNSAYFEHSYLAQQMGVELVENNDLVVHDGYVKMRTTKGFQIVDVIYRRIDDSFLDPNVFNPESLLGIPGIFEVYKKGRVALANAPGTGVADDKVIYAYVPRIIKYYLNEDPIIPNVQTYICGEDNDIQYVLENIDKLVVKEANEAGGYGMLIGPKSTKAQQRLFRMKIKQNPRNYIAQPTISLSRVPSMVENHFEGRHVDLRPYILYGENIEVIPGGLTRVALRKGSLVVNSSQGGGSKDTWVLY